A single region of the Bacteroides luhongzhouii genome encodes:
- a CDS encoding xylose operon transcription regulator XylR, whose translation MIRLILLTDFTETFSYNLLKGILAYSKSHDPWVVCRMPPSYKNIYGIKGVLKWAKAWQADAIIGRFDNDDNVDIFRESGIIALAQDYKSRFNNIPNITGNYRATGKMAAEFFLSKGFQNFAFYGYRDAVWSQERCEGFYECIATHGFGNNFYVYQEQSLDDLWFFESPPLLTWLESLPKPTALMACDDNQGNRITEVCRVNNIRVPDKIAILGVDNDDIICNLSDPPLSSINHNIVRGGFEAAALIDRLLNDEERSCQDVVLQPVNVVNRQSTDFYSTTDVHIHTALTYIHQNLASEITVSDIVRQVPLSRRLLEIRFKQVTKQSIHKYIFNLRMERFAQLLLSSDAPIADVAEQVGINNFKNLSRQFKALKKVSPIEYRKEHRLMNCIIGESIR comes from the coding sequence ATGATTCGCCTGATATTATTAACGGACTTCACAGAAACCTTTTCGTATAATTTGCTGAAGGGTATCCTCGCCTACTCAAAGAGTCACGATCCATGGGTCGTATGCCGAATGCCACCTTCCTATAAAAACATCTATGGCATAAAAGGAGTGTTAAAATGGGCGAAAGCTTGGCAAGCAGACGCTATCATCGGAAGATTTGACAATGACGACAATGTAGACATATTTCGCGAGAGCGGAATAATCGCTTTAGCACAAGACTACAAATCAAGATTCAACAATATTCCCAATATCACCGGCAACTACCGGGCAACAGGAAAAATGGCAGCTGAATTCTTCTTGAGCAAGGGGTTTCAGAATTTCGCATTTTATGGTTACCGGGATGCCGTATGGTCACAAGAACGTTGTGAAGGTTTCTACGAATGCATAGCCACCCATGGTTTCGGCAATAATTTCTATGTCTATCAGGAGCAATCTTTGGATGACCTGTGGTTTTTTGAATCTCCTCCTTTACTTACGTGGCTGGAATCATTGCCCAAACCAACAGCACTCATGGCCTGTGATGACAATCAAGGAAACCGCATAACAGAAGTCTGCCGGGTAAACAATATCAGAGTACCTGACAAAATTGCCATATTAGGAGTTGATAATGACGATATTATATGCAATCTCTCTGATCCTCCTTTATCCAGCATCAACCATAACATTGTGAGAGGTGGATTTGAGGCCGCCGCACTGATAGACCGCTTATTAAATGATGAAGAAAGAAGCTGCCAGGACGTAGTACTACAACCGGTGAATGTTGTAAACCGGCAATCAACAGATTTCTATTCGACAACCGATGTACATATTCATACTGCTTTGACATATATTCATCAGAATCTGGCTTCTGAAATAACCGTATCGGACATTGTCAGACAAGTCCCACTGTCACGCCGTTTATTGGAAATCCGTTTCAAACAGGTTACAAAACAATCTATCCATAAATACATCTTCAATCTTAGAATGGAGCGTTTTGCACAGTTGTTATTGTCAAGTGACGCCCCTATCGCAGATGTAGCGGAACAAGTCGGAATAAATAATTTCAAGAACTTGTCCCGCCAATTCAAAGCTTTGAAAAAAGTATCTCCTATTGAATACAGAAAAGAACATCGGTTGATGAACTGTATTATAGGTGAATCAATCCGGTAG
- a CDS encoding DUF5686 family protein gives MKEIRQLRDKILIGCILCLFSFISKGAANNYIMNPYTHQEISADSIIERVMTFAPLYETIVSDYRANLYIKGKMDIQKKNFILRYVPSMFRLQKGVREYLLETYSDLHYTAPNIYDQKVKASQGTVRGNRGLPGLLEYFNVNIYSSSLLNDERLLSPLAKNGQKYYKYRIDSVMGDPNNLDYRIRFIPRTKSDQLVGGYMVVSSNVWSVREIRFSGRSELITFTCWIKMGDVGKKNEFLPVRYDVEALFKFLGNKVDGNYTASLDYKSIELKEKKVRKKEKRKYNLSESFSLQCDTNAYKTDASTFAILRPIPLNESEKKLYFDNALRRDTATIQKPSKSQAFWGTMGDLMVEDYKFNLSNIGSVRFSPFINPLLFSYSGSNGLSYRQDFRYNRLFRGDKLLRIVPKLGYNFTRKEFYWSLNADFEYWPQKRGFFRLNVGNGNRIYSSKVLDELKAMPDSIFNFDLIHLDYFKDLYFNFRHTVEVVNGLDISLGFSAHKRTAVEPSRFVITGDYPMPPPEFMDKFKNTYISFAPRIRIEWTPGLYYYMNGKRKINLHSIYPTFSVDYERGIKGVFKSTGEYERIEFDLQHQIRMGLMRNIYYRFGFGAFTNQDELYFVDFANFSRHNLPVGWNDEIGGVFQVLDSRWYNSSRRYVRGHFTYEAPFLILRHLMKYTRYVQNERIYISALSMPHLQPYLEVGYGIGTHIFDVGVFVSSENWKFGGIGCKFTFELFNR, from the coding sequence ATGAAGGAGATACGACAATTGAGAGATAAAATATTGATAGGATGCATATTGTGTCTGTTCTCTTTTATATCAAAGGGGGCAGCCAATAATTATATAATGAATCCTTATACCCATCAGGAAATCTCTGCCGACTCCATCATAGAACGTGTGATGACCTTTGCGCCTTTGTATGAAACGATAGTCAGCGATTATCGTGCGAACCTATATATAAAAGGTAAGATGGACATTCAGAAAAAGAATTTTATTCTCCGCTATGTACCTTCTATGTTTCGTTTGCAAAAGGGTGTTCGCGAATATCTGCTTGAAACATACAGTGACCTGCATTATACAGCTCCCAATATTTACGACCAAAAAGTAAAAGCCTCCCAAGGAACTGTGAGGGGAAACAGAGGATTGCCGGGTTTGCTTGAATACTTTAATGTAAATATCTACTCTTCTTCTTTGCTGAATGATGAACGCTTGCTATCACCACTGGCTAAAAACGGGCAGAAATATTATAAGTATCGGATAGACAGCGTAATGGGAGATCCTAACAATCTGGATTATCGGATACGTTTCATTCCCCGTACCAAGAGCGATCAGTTGGTGGGTGGTTATATGGTGGTCAGCAGTAACGTCTGGAGTGTTCGTGAAATTCGTTTTTCGGGAAGATCAGAACTGATAACATTTACCTGTTGGATTAAGATGGGAGATGTCGGCAAAAAGAATGAATTCCTGCCGGTGCGCTATGACGTAGAAGCTCTTTTCAAATTCCTCGGAAATAAGGTGGATGGTAATTATACAGCTTCTTTAGATTATAAATCCATCGAACTGAAAGAAAAAAAGGTACGTAAGAAAGAGAAGAGGAAATATAATCTTTCGGAATCTTTCTCTTTACAGTGTGATACGAATGCTTATAAGACGGACGCCTCTACCTTTGCTATCTTGCGTCCGATTCCTTTGAACGAAAGTGAGAAGAAACTATATTTCGACAATGCGCTTAGACGTGACACGGCTACTATACAAAAGCCATCCAAGAGTCAGGCCTTTTGGGGAACGATGGGTGATTTGATGGTAGAAGATTATAAATTCAATTTGTCCAATATCGGAAGCGTACGGTTTTCTCCGTTTATAAATCCGCTCTTATTCAGTTATAGCGGAAGCAACGGTTTGTCTTATCGACAGGATTTCCGCTACAACCGCCTTTTCAGAGGGGATAAATTACTTCGTATCGTGCCTAAACTCGGATACAACTTTACGCGTAAGGAGTTCTACTGGTCATTGAATGCCGACTTTGAATACTGGCCGCAGAAACGGGGATTCTTCCGGTTGAACGTGGGTAATGGTAATCGTATCTATAGCAGTAAGGTGTTGGACGAACTGAAAGCCATGCCGGATAGTATCTTTAATTTCGATTTAATTCATCTTGATTATTTCAAGGACTTGTATTTTAACTTCCGCCATACAGTTGAGGTGGTCAACGGACTGGATATCAGTCTGGGTTTCTCTGCCCATAAAAGAACAGCAGTAGAGCCTTCCCGTTTTGTGATTACCGGTGATTATCCGATGCCGCCTCCGGAGTTTATGGATAAATTCAAGAACACTTATATCAGTTTCGCTCCCCGCATCCGGATAGAGTGGACGCCGGGACTCTATTATTATATGAACGGAAAGCGGAAGATAAACTTGCATTCTATCTATCCAACCTTCTCGGTCGATTATGAACGGGGAATTAAAGGAGTATTTAAAAGTACGGGCGAATATGAAAGAATAGAGTTTGACCTTCAGCATCAAATCCGGATGGGATTGATGCGTAATATTTATTATCGTTTCGGATTCGGAGCATTCACCAATCAGGATGAGTTGTATTTTGTGGACTTTGCCAATTTCTCCCGCCATAATCTTCCCGTAGGCTGGAATGATGAAATCGGCGGAGTATTTCAGGTGCTTGACTCACGTTGGTATAACTCCTCCCGTCGTTATGTGCGGGGACATTTCACTTACGAAGCTCCGTTCCTTATTCTCCGGCATCTGATGAAGTACACCCGTTATGTGCAAAACGAGCGTATTTATATCAGTGCACTTTCTATGCCGCATCTTCAGCCTTATCTGGAAGTCGGATATGGCATCGGTACGCATATTTTCGACGTGGGAGTCTTCGTAAGCAGCGAAAACTGGAAATTCGGAGGAATAGGCTGTAAGTTCACGTTTGAGTTGTTCAACCGATAG
- a CDS encoding retron St85 family RNA-directed DNA polymerase yields the protein MDGILITIFIVTGFLIYKMISSSRKQEGYKRWKATDGSKEEKTTKVKWGHGTWLRHALGATVPRTQYVQKYDESAVVWCANLLGIETGQLKEILQNVSAHYREFWMRKRKGGYRMISAPNKKLQSIQTTINSRILSSVTMIHPAAVGFRNGYSVVDNANPHLGKRYVLKMDIHDFFFSIRSPRVKKTFEKIGYPENVSKVLGTLCCLHRHLPQGAPTSPSLSNIVGYEMDRKLTALAAEYGLTYTRYADDLTFSGDVFPKEQIIPRIKQIIRDEKFEPNHKKTRFVNEHGKKIITGVSISSGVKLTIPKARKREIRKNVYFILTKGLAEHQRRIGSSDPVYLKRLIGELCYWRSIEPDNIYVSDSIAALKRLEKGN from the coding sequence ATGGACGGAATTCTAATAACGATATTTATTGTCACTGGTTTCCTGATTTATAAGATGATTTCCTCAAGCAGGAAACAAGAGGGGTATAAAAGATGGAAAGCGACAGACGGTAGTAAGGAAGAAAAGACGACTAAAGTAAAATGGGGGCATGGAACTTGGCTTAGGCATGCTTTGGGAGCGACAGTTCCAAGAACACAGTATGTTCAAAAGTATGATGAATCGGCTGTCGTCTGGTGTGCCAATCTGTTGGGAATAGAAACGGGACAGTTGAAGGAAATACTGCAAAATGTTTCTGCGCATTACCGGGAGTTTTGGATGAGAAAAAGAAAAGGAGGGTATCGTATGATCTCTGCTCCTAACAAAAAATTGCAATCCATTCAAACGACTATTAATTCTCGTATATTATCATCTGTAACAATGATTCATCCGGCAGCGGTAGGTTTCCGGAACGGTTATTCTGTGGTCGACAATGCCAATCCTCATTTGGGAAAACGGTATGTGTTGAAAATGGATATTCATGATTTTTTCTTTTCTATACGGAGTCCGAGAGTGAAAAAGACATTTGAGAAGATCGGTTATCCGGAAAATGTATCTAAAGTATTGGGAACGTTGTGTTGTTTGCACAGACACTTGCCGCAGGGAGCACCTACAAGTCCGTCATTAAGTAATATCGTTGGTTATGAGATGGATAGGAAATTGACAGCTTTGGCGGCGGAATACGGATTGACTTATACCCGGTATGCCGATGACTTGACTTTTTCGGGAGATGTATTTCCCAAAGAGCAGATTATTCCCCGTATCAAACAAATCATTCGTGATGAGAAATTCGAACCGAATCATAAAAAGACCCGTTTCGTCAATGAGCATGGCAAAAAGATTATCACGGGAGTGTCCATCTCTTCCGGTGTGAAACTGACTATCCCTAAAGCTAGAAAGAGGGAAATCCGGAAGAATGTCTATTTCATTCTGACAAAAGGTTTGGCAGAACATCAGCGACGGATTGGTTCGAGTGATCCTGTCTATCTGAAACGGTTGATTGGAGAGCTTTGCTATTGGCGGTCAATAGAACCGGACAATATCTATGTATCCGATTCTATTGCTGCCCTGAAACGTTTGGAGAAAGGGAATTAA